Proteins encoded by one window of Xiphias gladius isolate SHS-SW01 ecotype Sanya breed wild chromosome 15, ASM1685928v1, whole genome shotgun sequence:
- the asf1bb gene encoding histone chaperone asf1b-B yields MAKVQVLNVAVLDNPSPFGNPFQFEITFECMEDLPEDLEWKIIYVGSAESEEYDQVLDSVLVGPVPAGRHMFVFQADAPNTGLIPESDAVGVTVVLITCTYRGQEFIRIGYYVNNEYTDPELRENPPLKPDYTQLQRNILASNPRVTRFHINWEGLADKMEDSENVDPSPNISGMLPPSCIPGKMPPLGLMPDNSMDCM; encoded by the exons ATGGCCAAGGTACAAGTGTTAAATGTAGCTGTACTGGACAACCCGAGCCCGTTTGGAAATCCGTTTCAGTTTGAAATAACGTTTGAATGCATGGAGGATTTGCCAGAAG ACCTGGAGTGGAAAATCATCTATGTGGGCTCAGCGGAGAGCGAGGAATACGACCAGGTCCTGGACTCTGTCCTAGTTGGCCCTGTACCGGCTGGCAGACACATGTTTGTGTTCCAG GCTGATGCTCCTAACACAGGGCTGATTCCAGAGAGTGACGCTGTAGGAGTGACAGTAGTCCTCATAACCTGCACCTACCGCGGACAGGAGTTCATCCGCATTGGTTACTATGTAAACAATGAATATACAGACCCTGAACTACGTGAAAACCCACCTCTCAAACCAGACTATACTCag CTCCAGAGGAATATTTTAGCCTCCAACCCCCGTGTCACCCGCTTTCATATCAACTGGGAGGGCTTGGCAGACAAGATGGAGGACAGCGAGAACGTTGACCCGTCCCCCAACATCAGCGGCATGCTCCCTCCGTCCTGTATACCAGGAAAGATGCCACCTCTTGGACTGATGCCAGACAACTCCATGGACTGCATGTAA